A window from Cellulomonas sp. C5510 encodes these proteins:
- a CDS encoding M50 family metallopeptidase, with protein sequence MTVVLDDLGALPGEIWDRATTVQPAPGLPVLLGTLGAALLCLAVPTLWHLSRHLLTIVHEAAHALVAVLSGRRLSGVRVHSDTSGLTVSVGRPRGPGMVATAFAGYVGPAVLGLAAAWVLGRGYAVGLLWGLVVALALVLVQIRNWYGLWAVLVTGVVLVVVTWWGSAAVQVAVAYAVTWFLLLGAPRAVLEMQAQRRRGRGRGTSDADALARLTPLPGGFWVAAFLLVCVGALVLGGSWILQRPLL encoded by the coding sequence GTGACCGTCGTGCTCGACGACCTCGGGGCGCTGCCCGGCGAGATCTGGGACCGTGCGACGACCGTGCAGCCGGCGCCGGGGCTGCCGGTGCTGCTCGGCACGCTCGGCGCGGCGCTGCTGTGCCTGGCGGTGCCGACCCTGTGGCACCTGTCGCGGCACCTGCTGACGATCGTGCACGAGGCCGCGCACGCCCTGGTCGCCGTGCTGTCCGGGCGACGGCTCTCCGGTGTGCGCGTGCACTCCGACACCTCCGGGCTGACGGTCTCCGTGGGGCGTCCGCGCGGCCCGGGGATGGTCGCCACGGCCTTCGCGGGGTACGTCGGGCCCGCGGTGCTCGGGCTGGCGGCCGCGTGGGTGCTCGGGCGGGGCTACGCCGTCGGGCTGCTGTGGGGCCTGGTGGTGGCGCTCGCGCTCGTGCTGGTGCAGATCCGCAACTGGTACGGCCTGTGGGCGGTGCTGGTCACGGGCGTGGTCCTGGTCGTCGTGACGTGGTGGGGGTCGGCGGCGGTGCAGGTCGCCGTCGCCTACGCCGTGACGTGGTTCCTGCTGCTCGGCGCGCCGCGGGCCGTGCTGGAGATGCAGGCGCAGCGGCGGCGCGGACGCGGGCGGGGGACGTCCGACGCGGACGCGCTGGCCCGGCTCACGCCGCTGCCCGGTGGGTTCTGGGTGGCCGCGTTCCTGCTCGTGTGCGTCGGCGCCCTGGTGCTCGGGGGGTCCTGGATCCTGCAGCGGCCGCTGCTCTGA
- a CDS encoding DUF2809 domain-containing protein yields the protein MTRPDARDVPVATGGPAAPAGPAAPPAGTAAHAAPAAPHVPDRVHRRGVALAVGPVVAAGLVTARVGAGAAADVLGDALYAVLVLLLVSLAAPRWSLRRRAVAAVVLCWVVEVAQATGGPALLVDRWRPAAFVLGTTFAWQDLAAYAAGVGLAVLVMAACSRVGSGPVRTAVPRP from the coding sequence ATGACCCGCCCCGATGCCCGCGACGTGCCCGTCGCCACCGGTGGACCTGCCGCGCCCGCCGGACCTGCCGCGCCGCCCGCCGGGACTGCCGCGCACGCCGCGCCCGCCGCGCCGCACGTCCCCGATCGGGTCCACCGGCGCGGCGTCGCGCTCGCCGTCGGGCCCGTGGTCGCCGCGGGCCTCGTCACGGCCCGGGTGGGAGCCGGCGCCGCGGCCGACGTGCTCGGCGACGCCCTGTACGCGGTGCTCGTGCTGCTGCTGGTGTCGCTCGCGGCGCCCCGGTGGTCCCTGCGGCGCCGTGCCGTCGCGGCGGTCGTGCTCTGCTGGGTCGTCGAGGTGGCGCAGGCGACGGGCGGCCCGGCGCTGCTCGTCGACCGGTGGCGGCCGGCGGCGTTCGTCCTGGGGACGACGTTCGCGTGGCAGGACCTGGCGGCGTACGCCGCGGGCGTGGGGCTGGCGGTGCTCGTCATGGCGGCGTGCTCCCGGGTCGGTAGCGGTCCCGTGCGGACCGCCGTCCCCCGACCCTGA
- a CDS encoding antitoxin produces the protein MGIGDFVDRAKRAVAGNEDKIAGALDKAADAVKSRTSDSTDAKIDRATGKARELLEKQRRDTGEEPPRHHSERPDPPAL, from the coding sequence ATGGGCATCGGGGACTTCGTGGACAGGGCCAAGCGGGCCGTGGCCGGGAACGAGGACAAGATCGCGGGCGCGCTCGACAAGGCGGCCGACGCGGTGAAGTCGCGGACGTCGGACTCGACCGACGCGAAGATCGACCGGGCGACCGGGAAGGCGCGGGAGCTGCTCGAGAAGCAGCGGCGCGACACCGGCGAGGAGCCTCCCCGGCACCACTCCGAGCGGCCCGACCCGCCGGCGCTCTGA
- a CDS encoding excalibur calcium-binding domain-containing protein, translating to MTRTFNPPPDWPAAPAGWTPPPGWEPDPSWPPAPEGWELWVDTPAPRRRWRPVAAAAVAGLVLGAVIGTAGANGALSDERAALTADQSAADERSAVLDERETQVVEREDAADDAEEANAEAAQAAADAQQQADADADRNATRADELADQAATLDQRSADLDATAAALAAREAEVAAREAAVTTSAAGTSTAAGSTGGRTSTYYANCDAARAAGAAPVLAGQPGYRAALDRDGDGVGCE from the coding sequence ATGACTCGCACCTTCAACCCGCCACCGGACTGGCCCGCAGCGCCCGCCGGCTGGACGCCTCCTCCCGGGTGGGAGCCGGACCCGTCGTGGCCACCTGCCCCCGAGGGCTGGGAGCTGTGGGTCGACACGCCCGCGCCGCGCCGGCGCTGGCGGCCGGTCGCCGCGGCGGCGGTCGCCGGACTGGTGCTCGGCGCCGTGATCGGCACCGCCGGGGCGAACGGGGCGCTGTCCGACGAGCGGGCTGCACTCACCGCCGACCAGAGCGCGGCCGACGAGCGCAGCGCGGTGCTCGACGAGCGGGAGACGCAGGTCGTCGAGCGGGAGGACGCCGCGGACGACGCCGAGGAGGCGAACGCCGAGGCCGCCCAGGCCGCCGCCGACGCCCAGCAGCAGGCGGACGCGGACGCGGACCGCAACGCCACCCGGGCCGACGAGCTCGCCGACCAGGCCGCGACGCTCGACCAGCGCAGCGCGGACCTCGACGCGACGGCGGCCGCGCTCGCGGCACGGGAGGCCGAGGTGGCGGCACGGGAGGCGGCGGTCACGACGTCCGCCGCCGGTACGTCGACGGCGGCCGGCAGCACAGGCGGCAGGACGTCCACGTACTACGCGAACTGCGACGCCGCCCGTGCCGCCGGCGCCGCCCCGGTGCTGGCCGGCCAGCCGGGCTACCGCGCCGCGCTGGACCGGGACGGGGACGGGGTGGGCTGCGAGTAG
- a CDS encoding glucose-6-phosphate dehydrogenase, which produces MTSQTPVLLVLHGARGDLARRMVYPGLAELAQRGLLPERWLLLGTGRRPTDEVDLPDLVHQSLAEHGDDDHAGLLDGHVRYATTFHGDDPGDLVGAVDDARRELTADGDAADVVVVHYLAVPPSSFAPITRALRQHGLVDGARVVYEKPYGTSPESFAELDSLVHEVLDEDQVFRIDHFLGKEATQNLHVLRFANELFGGVWSREHVAEVQVDVPETLDVTDRVDFYDSTGAALDMLVTHLFQVAAEVAMEPPARMDAAHLATAREHVIGCFRPLDPAEDVVLGQFAGYRDIEGVAEGSQTDTFVAARLWVDNDRWRGVPFLLRTGKRMAVSAQRVTLVLRTPDELFGEPTGPGRISLSLSGDGAIDVTTTVKQPGAELRLATGTASLLLDDVSPGEPLPPYASLLHDVLAGDRTLFTTPQGLRSAWEAFAPLLGPDRPEPEPYAPGTWGPARADALAGPDGWVLTRS; this is translated from the coding sequence GTGACGTCGCAGACCCCGGTGCTCCTGGTCCTCCACGGCGCGCGGGGCGACCTGGCGCGCCGGATGGTCTACCCCGGCCTCGCCGAGCTCGCGCAGCGCGGGCTGCTCCCCGAGCGGTGGCTGCTGCTCGGGACCGGCCGCCGCCCGACCGACGAGGTGGACCTGCCCGACCTGGTGCACCAGTCGCTCGCGGAGCACGGCGACGACGACCACGCCGGCCTGCTCGACGGGCACGTGCGGTACGCCACCACGTTCCACGGCGACGACCCGGGGGACCTGGTGGGGGCTGTCGACGACGCCCGCCGCGAGCTCACCGCCGACGGCGACGCCGCCGACGTGGTCGTCGTGCACTACCTCGCCGTCCCGCCGTCGTCGTTCGCCCCGATCACGCGGGCGCTGCGGCAGCACGGACTCGTCGACGGCGCGCGCGTGGTGTACGAGAAGCCCTACGGCACGTCTCCGGAGTCGTTCGCCGAGCTGGACTCCCTGGTGCACGAGGTGCTCGACGAGGACCAGGTGTTCCGGATCGACCACTTCCTCGGCAAGGAGGCGACGCAGAACCTGCACGTGCTGCGGTTCGCGAACGAGCTGTTCGGCGGGGTGTGGAGCCGCGAGCACGTCGCGGAGGTGCAGGTCGACGTGCCGGAGACGCTGGACGTCACGGATCGCGTGGACTTCTACGACTCGACGGGCGCTGCGCTCGACATGCTCGTGACGCACCTGTTCCAGGTCGCCGCGGAGGTCGCGATGGAGCCGCCCGCACGGATGGACGCCGCGCACCTGGCGACGGCACGCGAGCACGTGATCGGCTGCTTCCGGCCGCTCGACCCGGCCGAGGACGTCGTGCTCGGGCAGTTCGCGGGCTACCGGGACATCGAGGGCGTGGCGGAGGGCTCGCAGACCGACACGTTCGTGGCGGCGCGGCTGTGGGTCGACAACGACCGCTGGCGCGGGGTGCCGTTCCTGCTGCGCACGGGCAAGCGGATGGCGGTGTCGGCGCAGCGGGTCACGCTGGTGCTGCGCACCCCGGACGAGCTGTTCGGCGAACCCACGGGGCCGGGCCGCATCAGCCTGTCCCTGTCGGGCGACGGGGCGATCGACGTCACGACCACGGTGAAGCAGCCGGGCGCCGAGCTGCGCCTCGCCACCGGCACCGCGTCGCTGTTGCTGGACGACGTCTCGCCGGGCGAGCCGCTGCCGCCGTACGCGTCGCTGCTGCACGACGTCCTGGCGGGCGACCGCACGCTGTTCACGACGCCGCAGGGGCTGCGCTCGGCGTGGGAGGCGTTCGCGCCGCTGCTGGGCCCGGACCGGCCGGAGCCGGAGCCGTACGCCCCGGGCACGTGGGGGCCCGCCCGGGCCGACGCGCTGGCCGGCCCGGACGGGTGGGTCCTCACTCGTAGCTGA
- a CDS encoding phosphotransferase enzyme family protein: protein MTTDDAPGGTGLAEPGASGLPAVGAPAPAWLHEALAAAWGWDAAETEVDLLRLSRNATFRVRVRGVPVAATRVAAPPYMDDTAAVESEVAWVASIAGTGTVRVPTTIAPLDGRTVALVADEVERHWVCHTATWARGTVADDATAPVALHRRLGTTAAVLHEHALGFARPRGFVRPAWEPADLVGPGSRWGAWESACLPPADLALLARARDAALAELHDASRAPDAWGLVHADLRPGNVLLDGDDLTVIDFDDSGFSWFVLDLAAALTGVEHLPDAPDRAQAWAAGYQEVRPLTSADERTACALSMLRRLQVLGRTATDPRGGPSGALRAEQPAGSVLVAERYLRSPTWLLR from the coding sequence ATGACGACGGACGACGCGCCGGGCGGCACCGGCCTGGCGGAGCCCGGGGCGTCAGGCCTGCCCGCGGTCGGTGCGCCCGCGCCGGCATGGCTGCACGAGGCGCTCGCCGCCGCCTGGGGCTGGGACGCCGCCGAGACGGAGGTGGACCTGCTGCGGTTGTCACGCAACGCGACGTTCCGGGTGCGGGTGCGGGGCGTCCCGGTCGCGGCCACCCGGGTCGCCGCGCCCCCGTACATGGACGACACGGCCGCCGTGGAGTCGGAGGTCGCCTGGGTGGCGTCCATCGCCGGGACGGGCACGGTGCGGGTGCCGACGACGATCGCGCCGCTCGACGGGCGGACGGTCGCCCTGGTCGCGGACGAGGTGGAGCGGCACTGGGTCTGCCACACCGCGACGTGGGCCCGGGGGACGGTGGCGGACGACGCGACCGCACCGGTCGCGCTGCACCGCCGGCTCGGCACGACCGCCGCGGTGCTCCACGAGCACGCCCTCGGCTTCGCCCGCCCACGTGGTTTCGTGCGACCGGCGTGGGAGCCGGCGGACCTGGTCGGTCCCGGCAGCCGGTGGGGCGCCTGGGAGTCCGCCTGCCTGCCGCCCGCCGACCTCGCCCTGCTGGCCCGGGCCCGCGACGCGGCGCTCGCCGAGCTCCACGACGCCTCGCGGGCGCCCGACGCCTGGGGGCTGGTGCACGCCGACCTGCGACCGGGCAACGTCCTGCTCGACGGCGACGACCTGACCGTCATCGACTTCGACGACTCCGGGTTCTCCTGGTTCGTGCTCGACCTGGCCGCCGCCCTGACCGGCGTCGAGCACCTGCCCGACGCCCCCGATCGCGCCCAGGCGTGGGCCGCGGGCTACCAGGAGGTCCGCCCGCTGACGAGCGCGGACGAGCGGACGGCGTGCGCGCTGTCGATGCTGCGCCGGCTCCAGGTGCTCGGCCGCACCGCCACCGACCCCCGGGGCGGGCCGTCGGGCGCCCTGCGCGCCGAGCAGCCCGCCGGGTCGGTGCTCGTCGCCGAGCGGTACCTGCGGTCGCCGACCTGGCTGCTGCGCTGA
- a CDS encoding DUF2993 domain-containing protein — MQTTSVRRRRRTGCVVGLVLAVALLVGGTLLADRVTRGVAEDVAADAVRQKTSATAVRVTVEGFPFLTQLARGTLDDVRVRATSATLRGLDVTDLRIAATGVAVREPRGAEHVRATATVPTAALEDLLRERTGWDLALRVDGDRLVAEGVAAGVPAALTLTLAAAGADGVTAAIESATLGGLTIDAGVLPDGLASRITELRLTDRLPAGARVTAATVEADGVHLAVELDDLTLDDL, encoded by the coding sequence GTGCAGACCACTTCCGTCCGGCGCCGTCGGCGCACCGGCTGCGTCGTCGGCCTGGTCCTCGCCGTGGCGCTGCTCGTCGGCGGCACCCTGCTCGCGGACCGCGTGACGCGGGGCGTCGCGGAGGACGTGGCGGCGGACGCGGTGCGGCAGAAGACGTCCGCCACCGCCGTGCGCGTCACCGTCGAGGGCTTCCCGTTCCTCACCCAGCTGGCCCGTGGCACGCTCGACGACGTGCGCGTGCGCGCCACCTCGGCGACGCTGCGGGGGCTCGACGTGACGGACCTGCGGATCGCCGCGACGGGCGTCGCCGTACGGGAGCCGCGCGGCGCCGAGCACGTGCGCGCCACCGCCACCGTCCCGACCGCGGCGCTCGAGGACCTGCTGCGCGAGCGCACCGGCTGGGACCTGGCGCTGCGCGTCGACGGGGACCGGCTCGTCGCGGAGGGCGTGGCGGCGGGCGTGCCCGCGGCGCTCACGCTGACGCTCGCCGCCGCCGGCGCCGACGGAGTGACCGCCGCGATCGAGTCGGCGACGCTCGGCGGGCTGACGATCGACGCGGGCGTACTGCCCGACGGGCTGGCCTCCCGGATCACCGAGCTGCGCCTCACGGACCGGCTCCCGGCCGGCGCCCGGGTCACGGCCGCGACCGTGGAGGCCGACGGCGTCCACCTCGCGGTCGAGCTGGACGACCTCACGCTCGACGACCTGTGA
- a CDS encoding alpha-amylase family protein — MRIRDTGDLWWKSAVVYCLDVETYMDWDDDGIGDLPGLVQRLDHLADLGVTCLWLMPFYPTADRDDGYDITDFYGVDPRLGDAGDLVELIRTARDRGIRVIADLVVNHTSDRHPWFRSARSSPDSPYRDFYVWRTDEPPPTGDEVVFPDQETGIWTFDERAGAWYRHRFYRHQPDLNTANPAVRDAIAKVVGYWAEVGLSGFRVDAVPFMLADTAKSPADDIEHPHEFLKALRSFLSRREGDSVLMGEVNLPYEEQRLFFGDQDGDGAAEGDELTLQFDFVLMQQMYLALARQDAGPLAQALRDRPAIPHDAQWATFVRNHDELTLDKLSDDERAEVFAAFGPDEDMQLYGRGLRRRLPPMLDGDPRRVRMVYSLLFTLPGTPVLFYGEEIGMGENLAADGRLAVRTPMQWTSGPNGGFSAAAPRKLAGPVVGGGFAPEHVNVADQRRDPDSLLAFLQLLTRRYRECPELGWAERAEILDQPHAAVLAHRCTWQDASMVALHNLGPEAVTVPLQLRDLTRAAGEAGPADDTASPASGVKDDRPVRLVDLLDDGACEVGPDGRVELELPAYGYRWLRVVQPGSRRLL, encoded by the coding sequence ATGAGGATCCGCGACACGGGCGACCTGTGGTGGAAGAGCGCGGTCGTGTACTGCCTCGACGTCGAGACGTACATGGACTGGGACGACGACGGCATCGGCGACCTGCCGGGCCTGGTGCAGCGGCTCGACCACCTGGCCGACCTCGGCGTCACGTGCCTGTGGCTGATGCCGTTCTACCCGACCGCCGACCGGGACGACGGCTACGACATCACCGACTTCTACGGCGTGGACCCCCGGCTGGGCGACGCCGGCGACCTCGTCGAGCTGATCCGCACGGCCCGCGACCGCGGCATCCGCGTGATCGCCGACCTCGTCGTCAACCACACCTCCGACCGGCACCCGTGGTTCCGCTCGGCGCGCAGCAGCCCCGACAGCCCGTACCGGGACTTCTACGTCTGGCGCACGGACGAGCCGCCGCCGACCGGGGACGAGGTGGTCTTCCCCGACCAGGAGACCGGCATCTGGACGTTCGACGAGCGGGCGGGGGCCTGGTACCGGCACCGGTTCTACCGGCACCAGCCGGACCTCAACACCGCCAACCCGGCCGTGCGCGACGCCATCGCGAAGGTCGTCGGGTACTGGGCGGAGGTGGGCCTGTCGGGGTTCCGGGTGGACGCCGTGCCGTTCATGCTGGCCGACACCGCGAAGTCCCCCGCCGACGACATCGAGCACCCGCACGAGTTCCTCAAGGCCCTGCGGTCGTTCCTGTCCCGCCGCGAGGGCGACTCGGTCCTCATGGGCGAGGTCAACCTCCCGTACGAGGAGCAGCGGCTGTTCTTCGGGGACCAGGACGGCGACGGCGCCGCGGAGGGCGACGAGCTGACGCTGCAGTTCGACTTCGTCCTCATGCAGCAGATGTACCTGGCGCTCGCCCGGCAGGACGCCGGACCGCTCGCGCAGGCGCTGCGGGACCGCCCCGCGATCCCGCACGACGCCCAGTGGGCCACGTTCGTGCGGAACCACGACGAGCTGACGCTGGACAAGCTGAGCGACGACGAGCGGGCCGAGGTGTTCGCGGCGTTCGGGCCGGACGAGGACATGCAGCTCTACGGCCGCGGTCTGCGGCGACGCCTGCCCCCGATGCTGGACGGCGACCCCCGCCGGGTGCGGATGGTCTACTCGCTGCTGTTCACGCTGCCCGGCACGCCGGTGCTGTTCTACGGCGAGGAGATCGGCATGGGCGAGAACCTCGCCGCCGACGGCCGCCTCGCCGTGCGGACGCCGATGCAGTGGACGTCCGGCCCCAACGGCGGGTTCTCGGCCGCGGCGCCCCGGAAGCTGGCCGGGCCGGTGGTCGGGGGAGGCTTCGCGCCCGAGCACGTGAACGTCGCCGACCAGCGGCGCGACCCGGACTCCCTGCTCGCGTTCCTGCAGCTGCTCACGCGCCGGTACCGGGAGTGCCCCGAGCTCGGGTGGGCGGAACGCGCGGAGATCCTCGACCAGCCGCACGCCGCCGTGCTCGCGCACCGGTGCACGTGGCAGGACGCGTCGATGGTCGCGCTGCACAACCTCGGGCCCGAGGCGGTGACCGTGCCGCTGCAGCTGCGCGACCTCACGCGCGCGGCGGGCGAGGCGGGCCCGGCGGACGACACCGCGTCGCCGGCCAGCGGCGTCAAGGACGACCGGCCGGTCCGGCTGGTCGACCTGCTCGACGACGGGGCCTGCGAGGTCGGCCCCGACGGGCGGGTGGAGCTGGAGCTGCCGGCGTACGGGTACCGGTGGCTCCGCGTGGTGCAGCCGGGGTCGCGCCGGCTGCTCTGA
- a CDS encoding TIGR03885 family FMN-dependent LLM class oxidoreductase, with protein sequence MTRVGFHNSHEQVHPSALLAATQRAERAGFDAAMCSDHWAPWSVHQGHSGFAWTWLGSALATTRLPFGVVNAPGQRYHPAVVAQAAATLAAMYPGRFWVALGSGENMNEHITGDPWPPKPERDARLRECVQVIRALLAGEEVTHHGLVTVDRAQLWTLPEVQPRLVGPAVTAETARAHADWADGLVTVNQDLETLRRVVGEYRDAGGRGPVALQVHVSYATDPDEAWRLAREQWAGNAAGPPAAWDLATPEAFDELAATVDDETLGTAVVVEHDPERLRDRLVELAEVGFDEVYLHQVATDVRPDHGKHDDATPTVTRPPSSLDAFIDLAAEHLLPALHAVDAGTGEDAA encoded by the coding sequence ATGACCCGCGTCGGCTTCCACAACTCGCACGAGCAGGTCCACCCGAGCGCGCTCCTCGCGGCGACGCAGCGCGCCGAGCGGGCGGGCTTCGACGCGGCGATGTGCTCCGACCACTGGGCGCCGTGGAGCGTGCACCAGGGCCACTCCGGGTTCGCCTGGACGTGGCTCGGGTCGGCGCTCGCCACGACGCGGCTGCCGTTCGGGGTGGTGAACGCGCCCGGGCAGCGGTACCACCCGGCGGTCGTCGCCCAGGCCGCCGCGACCCTCGCCGCGATGTACCCGGGTCGGTTCTGGGTGGCGCTGGGGTCGGGCGAGAACATGAACGAGCACATCACCGGCGACCCGTGGCCCCCCAAGCCGGAGCGCGACGCGCGGCTGCGCGAGTGCGTGCAGGTCATCCGGGCGCTGCTCGCCGGCGAGGAGGTCACGCACCACGGCCTGGTGACCGTCGACCGCGCGCAGCTGTGGACGCTGCCGGAGGTGCAGCCGCGTCTGGTCGGGCCCGCGGTGACCGCTGAGACGGCCCGCGCGCACGCCGACTGGGCGGACGGGCTGGTCACGGTGAACCAGGACCTCGAGACCCTGCGCCGCGTCGTCGGGGAGTACCGGGACGCCGGCGGGCGCGGGCCGGTCGCGCTGCAGGTGCACGTGTCGTACGCGACCGACCCGGACGAGGCGTGGCGGCTGGCGCGCGAGCAGTGGGCGGGCAACGCCGCGGGGCCGCCCGCCGCCTGGGACCTCGCGACCCCGGAGGCGTTCGACGAGCTCGCGGCGACGGTGGACGACGAGACGCTGGGCACCGCGGTGGTCGTCGAGCACGACCCGGAGCGGCTGCGGGACCGGCTCGTCGAGCTGGCCGAGGTCGGCTTCGACGAGGTCTACCTGCACCAGGTCGCCACCGACGTCCGGCCCGACCACGGCAAGCACGACGACGCGACGCCGACCGTGACCCGCCCGCCGTCATCGCTGGACGCGTTCATCGACCTCGCGGCGGAGCACCTGCTCCCCGCGCTGCACGCCGTCGACGCCGGTACCGGGGAGGACGCGGCATGA
- a CDS encoding HNH endonuclease family protein, whose translation MALGAGVPAWSQAQDAGRFPVTQQDLDRARTELDALPVKGRAPRTGYDRDQFGPAWADVDSNGCDTRNDVLARDLTDVTVEPGTHGCVVLSGTLADPYSGVTVVFERGPRSADVQVDHVVALSDAWQKGAQQWDAERRRQFANDPANLLAVDGPTNGAKGDGDAATWLPPSTGYRCAYVARQVRVKAAYGLWVTRAERDAIDRTLDGCVVAD comes from the coding sequence GTGGCCCTCGGCGCGGGCGTCCCGGCGTGGTCGCAGGCCCAGGACGCCGGTCGGTTCCCGGTCACGCAGCAGGACCTCGACCGCGCCCGGACGGAGCTCGACGCGCTCCCGGTGAAGGGTCGCGCGCCCCGCACCGGCTACGACCGTGACCAGTTCGGGCCCGCGTGGGCGGACGTGGACAGCAACGGCTGCGACACCCGCAACGACGTCCTGGCACGGGACCTGACGGACGTGACCGTCGAGCCCGGGACGCACGGCTGCGTGGTGCTGTCCGGGACGCTCGCCGACCCGTACAGCGGTGTGACCGTGGTGTTCGAGCGCGGGCCCCGCAGCGCGGACGTGCAGGTCGACCACGTCGTCGCCCTCTCGGACGCCTGGCAGAAGGGCGCCCAGCAGTGGGACGCCGAGCGTCGCCGGCAGTTCGCGAACGACCCCGCGAACCTGCTGGCGGTCGACGGTCCGACCAACGGCGCCAAGGGGGACGGTGACGCCGCGACGTGGTTGCCGCCGAGCACCGGCTACCGCTGCGCGTACGTCGCCCGGCAGGTGCGGGTCAAGGCGGCGTACGGGCTGTGGGTCACACGGGCCGAGCGTGACGCGATCGACCGCACCCTCGACGGCTGCGTGGTCGCGGACTGA
- a CDS encoding alpha/beta fold hydrolase, whose amino-acid sequence MTESHTTAEPAALPSTRLVPPVLVRDHRVEVPVDRSDPGRFPAIEVFARELVDPARDAEDLPLLLFLQGGPGGMGPRPLGGGWWSTALRTHRVVLLDQRGTGRSSRVDGRTAARFATGEQLADYLACFRADAIVEDAEAVRHRVFGGRRWATLGQSYGGFLTLTYLSRHPEALTACYVTGGLPGITATAEDVYARTFPRQAARVAAFARRYPDDVARLGALADRLAAGDVRLPDGDPFTVRRLQTLGMPLGMSTGVDALHWLLDTLDPDADGVPDDATALAVQAQTGFDANPLYAVLQEVIYHQGERAGGWAAQAERERHPGLDADARPLGLTGEAVFPWMFAEVRALRPFREAAEVLTARTSWPALYDPARLASNEVPLAAVQYVDDPYVDLDLALGTADRVGSAQVWVTNEYLHDGLRAAGDVILPRLVDLAAGRWSVTRR is encoded by the coding sequence GTGACCGAGTCGCACACGACCGCCGAGCCCGCCGCCCTGCCGAGCACCCGCCTCGTGCCTCCCGTGCTCGTCCGCGACCACCGCGTCGAGGTGCCGGTGGACCGGTCGGACCCGGGCCGGTTCCCCGCGATCGAGGTGTTCGCCCGCGAGCTCGTCGACCCGGCCCGGGACGCCGAGGACCTGCCGCTGCTGCTGTTCCTCCAGGGCGGCCCCGGCGGCATGGGCCCGCGTCCGCTCGGCGGCGGCTGGTGGTCGACCGCGCTGCGCACCCACCGCGTCGTGCTGCTCGACCAGCGGGGCACCGGCCGGTCGTCGCGGGTGGACGGACGGACCGCCGCGCGCTTCGCGACGGGCGAGCAGCTCGCCGACTACCTGGCGTGCTTCCGCGCCGACGCGATCGTGGAGGACGCGGAGGCGGTGCGGCACCGGGTGTTCGGCGGACGGCGCTGGGCGACGCTCGGGCAGTCGTACGGCGGGTTCCTCACCCTCACGTACCTGTCGCGGCACCCGGAGGCGCTGACGGCCTGCTACGTCACCGGTGGGCTACCCGGGATCACGGCGACCGCCGAGGACGTCTACGCCCGGACGTTCCCGCGGCAGGCGGCCCGGGTCGCCGCGTTCGCGCGCCGGTACCCCGACGACGTCGCACGGCTCGGGGCGCTCGCGGACCGGCTCGCCGCCGGGGACGTCCGACTGCCCGACGGCGACCCGTTCACGGTCCGCCGGCTCCAGACGCTCGGCATGCCGCTGGGCATGAGCACCGGGGTCGACGCCCTGCACTGGCTGCTCGACACGCTCGACCCCGACGCGGACGGCGTGCCGGACGACGCGACGGCGCTCGCGGTGCAGGCGCAGACCGGCTTCGACGCGAACCCGCTGTACGCGGTGCTCCAGGAGGTCATCTACCACCAGGGGGAGCGCGCCGGCGGCTGGGCGGCGCAGGCGGAGCGGGAGCGCCACCCCGGGCTGGACGCCGACGCGCGGCCGCTCGGGCTGACGGGGGAGGCCGTCTTCCCGTGGATGTTCGCGGAGGTGCGCGCGCTGCGACCGTTCCGGGAGGCCGCCGAGGTGCTCACGGCCCGCACGTCGTGGCCCGCGCTGTACGACCCCGCCCGGCTCGCGTCGAACGAGGTGCCGCTCGCGGCGGTGCAGTACGTCGACGACCCGTACGTCGACCTCGACCTCGCGCTGGGCACCGCCGACCGGGTCGGCAGCGCCCAGGTCTGGGTGACCAACGAGTACCTGCACGACGGCCTGCGCGCGGCGGGGGACGTGATCCTGCCGCGCCTCGTGGACCTCGCCGCGGGCCGGTGGTCGGTGACCCGGCGCTGA